One Brassica napus cultivar Da-Ae chromosome A5, Da-Ae, whole genome shotgun sequence DNA window includes the following coding sequences:
- the LOC106345221 gene encoding glucuronoxylan 4-O-methyltransferase 3, protein MRTKSQSSVNLKVIFTCCSILIFLIIFFARSNISSSSSKPLSETNLSQEEVENQHKPKGCPTTQQCTKMPISLSDALVHYVTSNVTPQQTFDEVSVSKRVLDKKSPCNFLVFGLGHDSLMWASLNHGGRTLFIEEDKAWIETVTNKFPNLESYHVVYDTKVKNSDKLMELGRSEECTSVTDPRNSKCDLALKDFPADFYETKWDLIMVDAPTGYHEEAPGRMSAIYTAGLLARNREDGETDVFVHDVNRPVEDEFSATFLCKGYMREQNGRLRHFTIPSHRARAGRPFCPVDVDHRR, encoded by the exons ATGAGGACCAAATCTCAGTCTTCTGTTAATCTGAAGGTCATATTCACATGCTGCTCAATCTTGATAtttctcattatcttctttgcAAGATCAAacatctcttcctcctcctcaaagcCCCTTTCCGAAACCAATCTCTCTCAAGAAGAAGTAGAAAATCAGCATAAACCAAAAGGATGTCCAACAACACAACAATGCACAAAGATGCCAATCTCTTTATCCGACGCATTAGTTCACTACGTCACCAGTAACGTCACTCCACAACAGACATTCGACGAAGTCTCTGTCTCAAAGAGAGTCTTGGACAAGAAGTCTCCATGTAACTTCCTAGTCTTTGGATTAGGTCACGACAGCTTGATGTGGGCATCTCTCAACCATGGTGGTCGTACCT TGTTTATTGAGGAAGACAAGGCTTGGATCGAGACTGTGACTAACAAGTTCCCAAACTTGGAATCTTACCACGTCGTTTACGACACTAAAGTGAAAAACTCCGACAAGTTGATGGAGCTGGGAAGATCAGAGGAGTGTACATCCGTCACCGATCCAAGAAACTCGAAATGTGATCTAGCCTTGAAAGATTTTCCGGCAGATTTTTACGAGACGAAATGGGATCTAATCATGGTAGATGCTCCAACTGGTTACCACGAGGAAGCTCCAGGGAGGATGAGCGCTATTTACACGGCGGGGCTTTTGGCTCGCAACCGTGAAGATGGAGAAACTGACGTTTTTGTTCACGACGTTAACCGTCCGGTGGAAGATGAGTTCTCGGCGACTTTCTTGTGTAAGGGATACATGAGGGAGCAAAATGGGAGGCTAAGGCACTTCACCATCCCTAGTCACAGGGCTCGTGCTGGAAGACCGTTTTGTCCTGTGGATGTTGATCACCGccgttga
- the LOC106354226 gene encoding uncharacterized protein LOC106354226: protein MILPSAKFHIIEFLCMTKVTGIQPEKGMAKLTNIQAAEILVEGVYAKVDAELLRFVAEIFGKTYTFQLKIGEFNFPSKPQTFTISCIFAERHQSPLPGFVIDRFLMLIFLE, encoded by the exons ATGATCCTCCCAAGTGCCAAATTCCAC ATAATTGAGTTTCTCTGCATGACCAAAGTGACTGGAATTCAGCCAGAGAAAG GGATGGCTAAACTGACGAACATTCAAGCTGCTGAAATTTTG GTGGAAGGAGTTTATGCTAAGGTTGACGCTGAACTCCTTCGGTTCGTTGCTGAAATTTTTGGGAAGACGTACACCTTCCAGCTGAAGATAGGCGAATTCAATTTCCCTTCAAAACCCCAAACCTTCACCATCTCCTGTATCTTTGCTGAGCGACATCAGTCACCTTTGCCAGGATTTGTTATAGAT AGGTTCCTGATGCTCATCTTCCTGGAGTGA
- the LOC125609566 gene encoding probable serine/threonine-protein kinase At1g54610 — protein sequence MGCICSKGAAEEADDLSSHRHQKGKEYWNKSSSVQLIAPLPSSKDDFSHKAVDGSSGGGRRASGLIVPIDDSHDGKTTIIERPSRSHRGRRVSDNGKGGGLIISKVPRSAEAELIAAGWPYWLTSVAGEAIKGWVPRRADSFEKLDKVSSLFQLFICLNHTVYWFVMILYLFFLQIGQGTYSIVYKAQDLETGQIVAMKKVRFANMDPESVRFMAREINILRKLDHPNVMKLKCLVTSKLSGSLHLVFDYMEHDLSGLALRPGVKFTEPQIKCFMKQLLCGLEHCHSRGILHRDIKGSNLLVNNDGVLKIGDFGLASFYNPDHEQPLTSRVVTLWYRAPELLLGSTDYGPGIDLWSVGCILAELFVGKPIMPGRTEVEQMHKIFKLCGSPSEDFWETTKFPQATSYRPQHPYKRVLLETFKNLPSSSLALLDRLLSVEPEKRCSASSTLLSEFFTTEPLPCHISSLPKYPPSKELDAKKRNEEAKRKKAEAVKWRGHESARRGGRDSKVTPEFMASGHSNVSINTPYGFKKENGRGKLFSASSSVIHPSLTATLNKNKSSRSSVGEVRANRSNNVPVITWGYSSSSSQKESVPSREPTTRYMRKKNRMHCSGPLMPPGGNIEDMMKDHERRIQEAVRKSRLEKSVTKKSVKACA from the exons atggGCTGCATTTGCTCTAAAGGTGCAGCAGAGGAAGCAGACGATCTTTCATCTCATCGTCATCAGAAAGGAAAAGAGTATTGGAACAAATCTTCCTCAGTGCAACTGATTGCTCCTCTGCCTTCAAGTAAAGATGATTTCTCGCACAAAGCCGTAGATGGAAGCTCTGGTGGTGGACGAAGAGCGAGCGGTTTGATTGTTCCTATAGATGATAGTCACGATGGTAAAACAACGATCATAGAGAGACCTTCGAGGTCTCATCGAGGAAGAAGAGTTTCAGACAATGGCAAAGGAGGAGGATTGATTATTTCGAAAGTACCTCGTAGCGCAGAGGCAGAGCTTATTGCTGCTGGATGGCCTTATTGGTTAACCTCTGTTGCAGGGGAAGCCATAAAAGGTTGGGTTCCTCGCCGTGCAGATTCCTTTGAGAAGCTTGACAAAGTTAGTAGTCTCTTTCAACTTTTCATTTGTCTGAATCATACAGTGTATTGGTTTGTAATgatattgtatttattttttttacagataGGACAAGGGACTTATAGTATTGTGTATAAGGCTCAGGATCTTGAGACGGGCCAAATAGTGGCGATGAAGAAGGTGCGGTTTGCTAACATGGATCCGGAAAGTGTGAGGTTTATGGCTAGAGAAATCAACATTTTGCGCAAACTAGATCATCCAAATGTTATGAAGCTTAAGTGTCTTGTCACTTCAAAGCTATCAGGTAGCTTGCATCTTGTTTTTGATTACATGGAGCATGATCTTTCAGGTCTCGCCCTTAGGCCTGGTGTCAAATTCACCGAGCCACAG ATCAAGTGTTTTATGAAACAACTTCTTTGTGGACTTGAGCATTGTCATAGCCGCGGAATTCTTCACCGTGACATCAAGGGTTCGAACCTTTTGGTGAACAATGATGGTGTTCTCAAGATTGGAGATTTTGGTCTAGCCAGTTTTTATAATCCGGATCATGAACAGCCGCTCACTAGCCGTGTAGTCACATTGTGGTATAGAGCACCTGAGCTTCTACTGGGATCTACAGACTATGGACCAGGCATTGATCTCTGGAGCGTTGGTTGCATTCTAGCAGAACTCTTTGTAGGTAAACCAATCATGCCAGGAAGAACTGAG GTGGAGCAAATGCATAAGATCTTTAAGCTGTGCGGTTCACCATCTGAAGACTTTTGGGAAACAACAAAGTTCCCACAGGCGACAAGTTACAGACCGCAACATCCTTATAAGCGTGTCCTACTAGAAACGTTCAAGAACTTACCATCTTCTTCTCTAGCTCTACTTGATAGGCTTTTATCTGTAGAACCAGAGAAAAGATGCTCAGCTTCTTCTACTCTATTGAGTGAG TTCTTTACGACCGAGCCACTCCCATGTCACATCTCAAGTTTGCCCAAGTATCCTCCAAGCAAGGAACTTGATGCAAAGAAGCGCAACGAAGAAGCAAAAAG GAAGAAAGCAGAAGCTGTGAAGTGGCGTGGACACGAATCTGCGAGAAGAGGTGGAAGAGACTCCAAGGTAACACCGGAGTTCATGGCTTCAGGGCACTCTAATGTCTCAATCAACACCCCATATGGGTTCAAGAAAGAGAATGGAAGAGGAAAGCTCTTTTCTGCTTCAAGTTCGGTGATCCATCCAAGCTTAACCGCAACATTGAATAAGAATAAAAGCTCTAGGAGCAGTGTAGGAGAGGTGAGAGCTAATCGTTCCAACAATGTGCCTGTTATAACATGGGGCTACTCATCTAGCTCTTCGCAAAAGGAAAGTGTACCATCACGAGAACCCACAACG AGATATATGCGAAAGAAGAACAGAATGCACTGTTCGGGTCCGTTGATGCCTCCTGGTGGCAACATTGAAGACATGATGAAAGATCACGAGAGACGAATCCAAGAAGCTGTACGCAAGTCCCGCCTTGAGAAATCTGTAACAAAGAAATCTGTCAAAGCATGTGCTTAA
- the LOC125608631 gene encoding uncharacterized protein LOC125608631, whose amino-acid sequence MVFVEGTKESIQGALAVFDIFAEWSGLMISIAKSTLYLAGVSETETNNILSNFPFAKGDLPVRYLGLPLMTKVMRKQDYFPLVEKIRGRISTWTTRFLSFGGRLQLIKAVIMSVVNFWSTVYLLPSKCIKEIEHLCEAFLWTGPELKATGAKVAWSVICQTNKEGGLGIRDLKVVNRVNVLKLIWRLFSSKSLWGRWIEVNLLKKKCFWEIKEKTQMGSWMWRKMLKTRDIARRFHKRELGNGVLVSLLGERGIVSLGIRREATLEEAVMCVRRRRSHRSQLLNEVETQLVLAKEKLRDGVEDGNIWKRRSGYKKEFSTHETWSQMRTLGESCSWSKAVWFSQATPKYAFMTWLAVRDKLSTMDRVSKWRQGADEIWECQTSGILLSAQTNVWSEVLAIIMDESLEKKKRFCLRYAFQATIHAVWIERNKIKHEVKPLLIATVMKLVEKGIRNKLSILRSRGVKGWEDGLQYWFTRT is encoded by the exons ATGGTATTTGTGGAGGGGACGAAGGAGTCTATCCAGGGAGCTTTAGCAGTGTTTGATATCTTTGCTGAGTGGTCGGGTCTTATGATAAGCATTGCCAAATCCACATTATATCTAGCAGGGGTTTCGGAGACTGAGACAAACAACATATTATCAAATTTCCCATTTGCAAAAGGTGATCTCCCGGTTCGTTACTTGGGTCTACCTTTGATGACTAAAGTGATGAGGAAGCAAGATTACTTTCCTCTTGTGGAGAAGATCAGAGGTAGAATCAGTACTTGGACCACAAGATTTCTCTCGTTTGGGGGAAGACTACAACTGATAAAGGCTGTGATTATGAGTGTAGTAAACTTCTGGTCAACGGTTTATCTCCTACCAAGCAAATGTATTAAGGAGATAGAACATCTTTGTGAGGCTTTCCTATGGACAGGACCAGAGTTGAAAGCTACGGGAGCTAAAGTGGCTTGGTCGGTTATCTGTCAGACAAATAAAGAAGGAGGTTTGGGCATAAGAGATCTTAAAGTTGTAAACAGAGTAAATGTACTAAAACTCATTTGGCGATTGTTCTCGAGTAAATCTCTATGGGGGAGATGGATTGAAGTGAATCTGCTGAAAAAGAAGTGTTTTTGGGAGATTAAGGAGAAAACACAAATGGGATCTTGGATGTGGCGAAAAATGTTAAAAACGAGAGATATAGCAAGGAGGTTTCATAAGAGAGAGTTGGGTAATGGTGTTCTGGTTTCTCTATTGGGTGAGCGTGGTATTGTGAGCTTGGGGATCAGGAGAGAGGCTACTTTGGAGGAGGCGGTTATGTGTGTTAGAAGAAGGAGGAGTCATCGATCACAGTTGCTGAATGAAGTTGAAACTCAGTTAGTGCTGGCTAAGGAGAAGTTGAGAGATGGAGTGGAAGATGGTAATATATGGAAAAGGAGATCAGGTTATAAAAAGGAATTCTCGACTCATGAAACCTGGTCACAAATGAGAACCCTGGGGGAGAGTTGCAGTTGGTCTAAAGCCGTTTGGTTCTCTCAGGCGACCCCAAAATATGCGTTCATGACCTGGCTTGCAGTAAGAGATAAATTGTCTACTATGGATAGAGTCTCTAAGTGGAGGCAGGGTGCTGATGAG ATATGGGAGTGTCAAACTAGTGGTATTCTTCTCAGTGCACAAACCAATGTATGGTCTGAGGTCTTAGCTATTATAATGGATGAGagtttggagaagaagaagagattttgTCTAAGATATGCATTTCAGGCGACAATTCATGCTGTGTGGATTGAGCGAAACAAGATCAAGCATGAGGTGAAGCCTCTACTTATTGCAACTGTGATGAAGTTAGTGGAGAAAGGGATCCGTAACAAGCTGAGTATTTTGAGATCAAGAGGAGTAAAAGGATGGGAAGATGGGTTGCAGTATTGGTTTACTAGAACCTAA